The Acidimicrobiia bacterium nucleotide sequence TCGTGGCGTCGAGGTGGGTGAACGTCGTGAACGGCGCCGGGTCGGTGTAGTCGTCGGCGGGAACGTAGACCGCCTGGAGCGACGTGATGGACCGGCCCTTCGTGGATGTGATCCGCTCCTGGAGCTCACCCATCTCGTCGGCGAGCGTCGGCTGGTAGCCCACCGCGGAGGGCATGCGTCCGAGCAGCGTCGACACCTCCGAGCCGGCCTGCACGAAACGGAAGATGTTGTCGACGAACAGCAGCACGTCCTGGTGCTTCACGTCACGGAAGTACTCCGCCATCGTGAGCGCCGAGAGCGCTACCCGCAGGCGCACGCCGGGCGGCTCGTCCATCTGGCCGTACATGAGAGCGGCCTTCTCGATGACACCCGACTCCTGCATCTCGATGTGCAGGTCGGTTCCCTCCCGGGTGCGCTCCCCCACGCCGGCGAACACCGACACGCCACCGTGCTGGCTGGCGACCCGGTTGATCATCTCCATGATGAGCACGGTCTTGCCGACGCCCGCACCACCGAACAGGCCGATCTTTCCGCCCTGCACGTAGGGCTCGAGGAGGTCGATGACCTTGATGCCGGTCTCGAACATCTCCGCCTTGGGCTCGAGCTCGTCGAACGGCGGAGGGTCGCGGTGGATCTCCCAGCGGTCCTCGATGCCGGTGAGTTGGTCCTCGCTGATGTCGAGCGGCTCACCGATCACGTTGAACACATGGCCGAGGGTCCCCTCGCCGACGGGCACGGTGATGCCCCGACCGGTGTTGCGCACGGTGGCACCACGACGGAGGCCGTCGGTCGGCTTCAGGCAGACCGCGCGCACGCGGCCTTCGCCGATCTGCTGGGCGACCTCGGCCGTGATGACGATCGTGTCTCCCTCGAGCTCGACTTCCATCTCGAGCGCGGTGTTGATCTCGGGCAACGCGTCGCCGGGAAACTCGACGTCGACCACGGGACCAGCGATGGCGACCACGCGGCCGTCCTTCAACTGGGTGTCCTGTTCGGTCACTGCCATCGGGATACTCCTCGTTTCAACATCTCTGTGAAGGTCTTCGTGGACAACGTTCGTGTCACGTCTGTTCGTGGTCGAGCAGGTAGGCGGCCTCGCCGGCGTCGATGAGCGCCGGCTCCTCCTCGGTGACGGCAACACCACCGCGCAGCGCCTCGGCGCCACCCACGATCTCCGTGATCTCGGTGGTGATGGCGTCCTGGCGGGCACGGTTCATCTGGCGGCTGAGCGTGGTCTTGAGCTCCTCGGCGTTGTCGGTGGCCGCCTTCATGGCCTTCTGCCGGTTGGCGTGCTCCGAGGCGGCCGCGTTGAGCAGGGCGGCGTAGATCCGCGCCTCGATGTAGCGGGGAAGGAGCCGCTCGAGGATCACATCGGGCGCCGGCTCGAACTCGTAGCCGGCGACGGCCTGCCGCTCGTCGGCCGTGATGACCTCGTCCTCACCGGCCACGACTTCGGCTTCCAAGGGAATCAGCGGACGCACCACGACTTCCTGGGTGCCGGCGGAGACGAAGCGCGTGTAGACGAGGTCGACCTGGTCGATGTCGCCCTCGAGGAAGGCCGCATTGACCGCATGGGCGATCCTGCGGGCGTCCTCGTAGGAGGGCTTGTCGGTGAAACCGCCGAAGGCGGCGTCGATCGTGAACTGTCGGAAGCGGAAGTAGCTCTCGGCCTTGTTGCCGACGGTGAACAGCGCGTAGTCGCGACCCTGCTCGCGGTGCTCTCTGATGGCGCCCTCCGCCGCACGGATGACATTGGCGTTGTAGGCACCGGCCAGCCCGCGGTCACCGGCGACGACGACCTGCGCGGCTCGGCGGATCTGCTCGCGTGCCGTGAGGTAGTCGTTGTCGAGGCCGGTCGACGCCGCGGCGAGGTTGCGGACCACCTTGGTGATCTCGTCGCTGTACGGAACGGCCTCGGTGACGCGGGCCTGCGCCTTGACGATCCGGCTGGCCGCGATGAGCTCCATGGCGCGTGTGATCTTCTTCGTGGAGTCGACGCTCTTGATGCGCCGCCGAAGAATCCGCTCCTGGGCCCCTGCCATTCTGTCTGACTCACTCGCTGCGACCGGGGGTACCCCGGTCGCGGTCGCTCGTTCGAGGACGGGTGCAGGTGCTCAGCAGCGCCCGTGCCCCTCCGACGAGGGTGAACGATCCGAAAGTAAGCATCCGACCGCCGCTCACTCTGTCGCCAGGGTCTTGTCGGACTCGGCCTCGCCCACGGCCTCGGCGTCGGCGACGAGCGAGTCGACGTCTGCCTCGATCTCGGGGGCGTGACCGGTCGGCGGCGTGAACTGCGCCTTGAAGTCGTCGATCGCTGTCGCGATGGCGTCCTCGTCAGCGATCTTTCCCGTGTTGCGGATGTCGAGGAGGAGGTCCGTGTGGCGCACCCGGAACCACTCGAGCACCTCGGTCTCGAAGCGCTTGACGTCCTCGACCTCGATGTCGTCGATGTGGCCCTTGGTGCCGGCGAAGATCACGACGACCTGCTCCTCGACGGGCATGGGCGAGTTGAGCGGCTGCTTGAGCAGCTCGGTGAGCCGGTATCCGCGGTCGAGCTGCGCGGCCGAGACCTTGTCGAGCTCGGAGCCGAAGGTGGCGAACGCCTCGAGGTCGCGGAACTGCGCCAGGTCGATCTTCAGCGTTCCGGCGACGCTCTTCATGGCTTTGATCTGTGCGTCACCACCGACACGGGAAACCGAGATCCCCACGTCGACGGCCGGGCGCACGCCGGCCTTGAACAGGTCGTCCTGGAGGTAGATCTGGCCGTCGGTGATCGAGATCACGTTGGTCGGGATGTAGGCCGAGACGTCGCCCGCCTTGGTCTCGATGATCGGCAGCGCCGTGAGCGACCCACCGCCCTTGTCGTCGCTCAGCTTGGCGGCGCGCTCGAGAAGGCGGCTGTGGAGGTAGAAGACGTCGCCGGGGTAGGCCTCACGGCCCGGTGGGCGGCGCAGCAGCAGCGAGAGCTGCCGGTAGGCGTCGGCCTGCTTGGAGAGGTCGTCGTATACCACGAGCGCGGCCTCGCCGCCGTCCATCCAGTGCGCGCCCATGGCGGCGCCGGTGTAGGGGGCGAGGTACTTGAAGACCGCCTCGTCGGACGCCGGAGCGTTGACGACGACGGTGTAGTCGAGCGCCCCGTTCTCCTCGAGCGTGGCGACGGTCTGGGCGACGGTGGAGCCCTTCTGGCCGACGGCCACATAGATGCACTTCACGTCCTGGCCGGCCTGGTTGATGATCGTGTCGATGGCGACGGTGGTCTTGCCGGTCTTGCGGTCGCCGATGATCAGCTCACGCTGACCGCGGCCCACCGGGGTCATGGCGTCGATCGACTTGATGCCGGTCTGGAGCGGCTCGTCGACCGGCTGGCGGTCGATGATGCCCGGCGCCTGGATCTCGAGGCGCCGCTCGGAGTCGGAGGACACCGGGCCCTTCCCGTCGACGGGCTGACCCAGCGCGTCGACGACGCGGCCGAGCAGGGCGTCGCCGACCGGCACCGAGAGGATCCGCCCCGTCGCACGGGTGGCCGCACCCTCGTCGATGTCGCTGGCCTCGCCGAGCACGACGGCGCCGATGGTGTCCTCGTCGAGGTTCAGCGCGAGGCCGAGGGTTCCGCCCTCGAACTCGAGCAGCTCGTTGACGGCCGCGTTGGGAAGCCCCGACACACGGGCGATGCCGTCACCGACCTCGGTGACGTTGCCGACCTGTGCCTGCTCGAGGCTGGGCTCGAAACCCCCGACGTGCTCCCGCAGCGCCGCTGCGATCTCGCCGGCGTTGATGGTGAGCTCGGCCATCAGATGCGCTCCTTCAGTTCTTCGAGGCGGTGGCGGACCGTGCCGTCGATGACGGTGTCGCCGATACGGGCGACGAGGCCGCCCATGACCGCGGGGTCGACGACCACCTTGACGGTGATCTGCTGTCCGGTGGCGTCGGAGAGCGCCTGCGCGACGCGCTGCTGCGTGGCGTCGTCGAGCTCCACGGCGCTGCGTACCTCGGCCACGGCGCTCTCCTTGCGGGTGGCGGCCTTCGCCACGAGTGCGTCGGCGATCGCGGGGAGGTCGCGGGCGCGACCGGCACCGACGACGTAGAGCACGAAACTCGCCGTCACCTGGTGGGCCCTGCCGCCGAGCAGCTGCTCGACGACGGCCATACGACGCTCGATCGGGGTGGCGGCGTCGGTCAGCGTCATCCGGAGATCATCGGATCCCTCCAGGACCCGGGCGAACCGGAAGAGCTCGTCTTCGACTGCTTCGAGGGCACCCTCGGCCACGGCCGTCTCGTAGGCGGCCGTGGCGTAGGCGTCGACTCGGTCCTGATCGGTCACTCGCTCGTGCTCCCGACCTCGTTGATGTAGTTCTCGATCAGCGCCACCTGGGTGTCGTGATCGAGGTTCTGCTGCACGACCCTCTCGGCCAGCTCGATGGCGAGCTCACCCACCTGCGCCTGCAGGTCGGAGGTCGCACGCTCGGTGGCAGCAGCGATGTCGGCGTTCGCACGCTCACGCACCGCGGCGGCATCCTGCTCCGCCTGGGCGATGAGCTCGGATCGCACACCGTCGGCGGACTCCCGCGCCTCCTCGATGATCCGGGCCGCCTCCTCGCGGGCGTCGGCCAGCTGCCTCTGGTACTCGCCCAGCTGCTCCTGGCCGTCGGCCTTGGCCCTTTCGGCCTCCTCAAGGTCCTCCCGGATGCGCTCCTCGCGGTCGGCCATCCCCTTCTTCAGGGCGGGGACACCGAACTTGACGAGCCCGACGAGCACGACGAGGAAGAACAACCCACCCCAGATCAGCTCGTTGACCTCGGGAAGGATCGGGTTGGGCGCCTCTTTGCATTCCTCGGCGGCCTCGTCGAGCTGTTCCTCCTGATCGGCCGTGAGCTCCTCGGGGATCTCGTGACCCCCGACGATCTCCTCGAAGTTCTTGATGAGGCATCCTCCGAGCGTCTCCCCGGAGGCCGACGCCGTGCCGGGAACGGCGACGACGAGGCCGACCGCCAAGGCGACGACGACGAGTATGCGTGTTCGCACGAACATGACTGTGTCTGCTCCCGGTCGGATCAGAGGAAGAACAGGACGAAGCCGAAGAGCGCCAGCGCTTCGGCGAAGGCGATACCGAGGAACATGGTGGTTCGCACCATGCCGGCAGCCTCGGGCTGTCGGGCCATCGCCTGCACGGCGTTCCCCACGAGGTAACCGATGCCGATACCGGGGCCGATGGCGGCGAGGCCGTATCCCATGGCCTTCAGGCCGACCTCGATGTCACCGGTGATCTCGGCCAGGATGGTCAGGATCGTCACTGGGTTGTCTCCTTGTTGCTGTCTCGAACTGCTGCTCGACTCGTGCTGTCGGACTATCTCGTGAAATCTGCTCGCTCTAGTGCTCGGGGTGCAGGGACCCGCCGATGTACACGGCGGTGAGGATCGTGAAGATGTAGGCCTGGAGCACGGCCACGAGGACCTCGAAGCCCGTCATGGCGGCACCGCCGAGGAAGGGCAGCGGCAGGAAGACGATGTTCCACTTGGCGATCCACAGTGCCGCCGACAGCAGGGCGAAGGTGGTGAGCAGGATGTGGCCCGCCATCATGTTGGCGAACAGTCGCACCATGTGGGAGAAGGGCCGTACGAGGAACGTCGAGATGAACTCGATGGGCGTCACGAGGAGGTAGAGCGGCCAGGGCACCCCCGGCGGGAACAGCGAGTTCTTGAAGTAGCCGCCCAGCCCCTGGGTCTTCACGCCGAGGGCGATCATCATCAGCCAGACCATCAGCGCCAGGAACATCGGGATGGCGATTCGCGAGGTGGGCGGGAACTGGATCCCGGGGATCACCTCGAAGATGTTCATGAAGAAGATGTAGAAGAACAGCGACGCGAGGAACGGCGTCCAGCGCTTGCCGTCCTCCACGCCCATGGCCTCGACGGCGATGTTCTCCTCCACGAGCTCGTAGCTCGACTCGGCGAGGTTCTGGATTCCGGTGGGGACGAGCGCGCGCTTGCGCCCGCCGAGGACGAAGAAGCCCACCGAGAGGAGGGCGGCGATCCCGCAGAGGATGACGGTCTTGTTGATCGCGAACGGGGTGCCGTCGAGAAGGAGCGCCGGCCACTCGAAGAGGTGGCTGACCGGCGGGAACTGGAACGCTGCGAGAACGGACATCCTCTACTCCCCCGCCGGGCGGAGACCCGGCGCTGCGAGCGACAGACTGACGGACCGGAGCTCCCACACGAGGAGCCCGATGTGGGTCGCGACGAGCACCACACCGAAGGTGAGGAAGTCGACGGCGTCGACCTGCCTGAGGCCGAGACCGACGACGGTGATGAGCCCGAGGCGAACGACGTAGCCGCCCAGGGCGGTGGCGGCGAGCATCTCGGGTGAGATCCGCGCGGCCCAGCGCATCAGGGCGGCGGCGAGGAGGAAGTTGACGGCCACGAGAACCAGGGCGGCCGCGGCGCCGAGGACGCCGCCCCATCCGGCGAAGAGCCCCGACACGACCAGTACGGCCGGGGCGACCCACAGGGCGTGGGTGGCCATGTCGAGGGCGATCTCGGTCTCGGGCGCGTCCTGGCCCGCCAACTCGGCACGCAGCGCCGCGGCCTTCTCGTCGGTTGTCGGGCCCGGCGTCGTCACGTCAACGGAGGTGTCGGCCTGACTCACCGTGCACCTCCCCGTGACGCGGTCCTGCGCGCCCAGGGCTTGCCCTCGTCGTGCGCCTCGGCGCGGGCCTGGAAGCGGTAGTAGGCCGAGATGGTGGCGCCGGCGGTTGCAAAGACGAGGAGCCCGACGGCGAACCAGGGTGACGTGCCGAGCCGGCTGTCGAGCCACACGCCGAGCAGGGCGAAGAGAAGGGGGCCCACGACCAGTTCGAGCGACTGGGACATACCCGTGCCCAGGCCGTTCCACACGGCGCCGCGACGCTGCGAGGGCGTCGGCTCTGGTACCTCGGACTCCACCGGACAGGGCTCCTGAACGCTCCGGCCCCGACGTCGACACCGGAGCTTGTGAACGGATTCGCAATCTACGCGGGCGGTCCGGCCCCGGCAAACCGGGGACCGGTTTTCGACGAAGAAGGTCCGCGGGCAGCGCCTCAGCCGGCGTCGCGCCGGCGGCGGGCCTCCAGATCCACGATCTGCTCGTCCCCGGGACGGGCACCGGCGTGGTCACCGGCGTGGTCACCCGCGACCGGGTCGGTCGCCATCTCACGTTCGGCCGCCAGGGCCCGCTCGGTGCGGACGCTCGGGTGGAAGTAGACGTAGAGGAGCAGGGCGAGAGCGGCCACCCCGAAGGGCACCATGGCGTTGCCCTCGTTGGTGAACGTGGGCACGAGCACCAGGCCCGACAGCACCGCCGTCCACGCCCACAGGATCACGACGGAGCGGCGGGGCCCGTGCCCGAGGCGGACGAGGCGGTGGTGGAGGTGGTCCTGGTCGGGGGTGGCGACCGACTTCCGGCGGGCCACCCGCCGGAGGAACGACCAGACGGCGTCGAGAATCGGCACGCCGAGGATCACGATCGGGATCGCCAGCGGGGCGAAGAAGAAGTAGGTCTGGCCCGAGAACTGGTCGGCGACGCGCCCCCCGACGGTGATCGTGGCCACGGCCAGCATGAGCCCGAGCAGCATCGAGCCGGCGTCACCCATGAAGATCCGTGCCGGGCTGAGGTTGTGCGGAAGGAAGCCGGCGGCCATCCCCACGGCGATCACCGCCACCAGGGGGGCGATGTTCGAGCCGTCGAGGAGACCGGCCTCGAAGAGACGGTCGGCGAAGATGAACAGGGCCGTGCCGGCGATGACCACGATGCCCGCGGCCAGGCCGTCGAGGCCGTCGATCAGGTTGATGGCGTTGGCCATCACGACGACCCACGCCACGGTGATCAGCGGAGCCAGGTCGGGCGAGAGAACGACGAAGTCGGACGCCGCGAAGGGGATGCGGAAGTAGAGCATCGTCACACCCATGAGGGAGAGGACGGCGCCCGAGAGGGCCTGGCCCGAGATCTTGGCGGGTGGCGACACCTCCCTCATGTCGTCGAGTGCGCCGACGACGAACATGATCCCCGCGGCCAGCAGCACCCCGAGGGGCTCCGACGAGCTGTCGAACATCTCGTGGAACTGGTTCATGCGTGAGGCCACGAGCATCGCCGCGAGCAGGCCGACGAACATCGCCGCACCCCCGAGGGTGGGCGTGGGGCGAGAGTGGGTGTGCCGGGAGTCGGAGTCGGGCATCGACACGGCCCCGATGCGCGGGGCCGCCCAGCGGACGACCCACGTGAAGAGCCAGGTGACCCCGGCGGCGACGCCGAAGACGAGGGCGTAGCCGCCCACGGCCGACCTACCCGCCGTGCAGGTCGGGGTAGGGCGTGAACTTCGACGTGAGCACCCGCACGGCGTCGCGGACCTCGCCGCGGACCTGCTCGTCGTCGGGGGCGCGCAGCACACGGGCGATGAGGGTGGCGACCTCGCCCATCTCGGACTCCCCCATGCCCGCCGTGGTGACGGCGGCCGTGCCGAGGCGCAGCCCGCTCGTGACGAAGGGGGACTCGGGATCGTCGGGGATCGTGTTCTTGTTGCACACGATCCCGGCGACGTCGAGCGCCTCCTGGGCGATCTTGCCGTTGACGCCGAACGGGCGGAGGTCGACGAGCATCAGGTGGTTGTCGGTGCCTCCCGACACGATGCGGAAGCCCTCACCGTCGAGACCGGCCGCCAAGGCCCGGGCGTTGGTGACGATGTCAGCGGCGTAGTCGCGAAACGCCGGCTGTGCCGCCTCCCGGAAGGCGACGGCCTTGGCGGCGATGACGTGCTCGAGGGGCCCACCCTGGAGGCCGGGGAACACGGCCTTGTCGATGACCTTGGCGTACTCCTCGCGGCACAGGATCGCACCGGCTCGCGGGCCCCGCAGTGTCTTGTGGGTCGTGAAGGTGACGATGTCGGCGTGCGGGACGGGAGACGGGTGTGCGCCCCCGGCGATGAGCCCCGCGATGTGCGCGGCGTCGACGATGAGCAGGGCGCCGACCTCGTCGCAGATGGAGCGGAACGCCTCGAAGTCGATGATCCGCGGATAGGCGGTGGCGCCGGCGATGACGGCCTTGGGCGCCTCGGCCTTCGCCTGGTCGCGGATCACGTCGTAGTCGAGCGTCTCGCTCTCGGCGTCGACACCGTAGGCGGCGAACTCGTAGAAGCGACCGGAGAAGTTGACCGGCGAGCCGTGGGTGAGGTGTCCGCCCTGGTCGAGGCGCATACCCATGACCTTGTCGCCGGGGTCGAGCACGGCAAGGAACACCGCCATGTTGGCGTTGGCGCCCGAGTGGGGCTGGACGTTGGCGTGGTCGGCGCCGAAGAGTGAGCACGCCCTGTCGCGTGCGAGGTCCTCCACATCGTCGATGACCTCGTTGCCGCCGTAGTAGCGCTTGTGGGGGTAGCCCTCGGAGTACTTGTTGGTGAGCACCGACCCGGTGGCGGCCATCACCGCCGGCGACGTGAAGTTCTCCGACGCGATGAGCTGGATCGCCGTGTTCTGGCGCTCCTCCTCCCGCTCGATGAGCGCCGCGACGTCTGGATCGGTGGCCCGAAGGGCGTCGAAGGGGTGCATGGTGTTCCGTCGGCTCCCGGCTCGCGTACCGGGCACCCAGCCTACCGGTCGGACTCGGGGATCAGCGGTCCACGGCGCGTCCTGCTCGCGGGACCACCGCGCGGGTTGTCCGAACGGGGAATCTGCCAGCCCCGCTGATCACGGCGAAGGGACCTGAACTGCTGTGTCGGTTGGAAGCCGAACCTCTTCGCGAAGTTCTGGCTGGGCTTGTTGTCATTGTCGATATAAGTGATGAACGCGTCGTAGTTCCCCGTCGCCATGAGCCTCGCGAACACCTCGGTGACGAGCTGCAGACCGGCATGCGTTCCGCGATGCTCTTCCACGGTCCAGATGTCGTAGAGGTAGGCCTCCCGCGGCCGCAGGTTCACGCGCATTCCGGCGACATGATCGGTGTGTGACCGGTCCGACACCCACCACCAGGCAATGGCGGCCTCGTTCTCCACCAGCATGTAGCAGCGGTCGCCGGCTCGTAGCGTGCGCTCCGCGAAGACGCGACGTCGCTCAGGAAGGAGCGAGAGCAGCGGATCGGCCTGTGAGGTCACCTCGTGGATCGACATCGTGTCGGGAAGATCCTCGACGGAACCGGGCGCCAGGTCGTCGGCGGAGATACCCCACACGTCGCTCAGCACGAACTCCAGACGACCACCGAACAAGGGTTTGCGTGCAGGCTTCTCTGTCATGTCCAATCCCGCCGACCGGTATCGTGATTCGGCAACACACGACCCTAGCGTGCGGGGTCTACCTTCGGTGCCGATCACCGTCGAGCGCGCATAGCAGAGCATGGACGCTACGACGACCGTGATCACCGCGCCACGGCTGGGCACGTTCGAGGAGCGCTGGGACGCACTCGTCGCCGCGCTTCCGATTCCCACGCCGTTCCTCACGTCGTGGTGGCTCGGGTCGTTCGCCGGCCCGGAAGCGTGCTTCGTGCTGGTCGTGGAGGACGGCGAGCTCCTCGGTGGCGTCGCCTTCGAGACGGATACGTGGCTCGGCGTTAGGCGTTTCCGCATGCTCGGTCAGAGGATCATCCAACCCGACCATCTCGACCTCATCGCACATCCCGATCGCCGGGGCACGGTCGAGGCGCGCCTCGGCGAGTGGCTCACGAGGAACGGAGCCCGTTTCTTCGATCTCGACGGCCTGGTTCCCGACAGCCGCCTTGCAGCGATTCTCCCGAGGCCCGTTCAGAACTGGGGCGAGACGCCGGTCCCGTTCGCCACGCTCCCCGGCACGCTCGACGAATACCTCGAGGAGCACTCCAAACTCCGCACGCAGGTCCCCCGAGCTCGGCGCCGCCTCGAGCGAGATGGTGTCGAGACGAGGGTTGTCGGGAGTGGTGACATCGAGCGCGCACTCGACGACCTGGCGTCGCTGCATGCAGCTCGGTGGGGAGACGAGTCACAGTTCCTCGAGCGTTTCGAGGAGTTCCGAGCGGCCGTGTCCGCTGGTGCTCTGCGAAACGAGGTCGTTGTCGTTGAGCTCGTCAGCCACGGAGAGGTCATCGCCTCGGAGATCGACTTCGTCGCCGGCTCAACAATGCACTTCTACCAAGCGGGCCGGGCGACGGACCATGCGTGGCGTGGGAGCGGGAACGTCGTGAAGGCAGCAGCGATCGACGTGGCATGCGCGCGGAATCTCGAGGAGTACGACATGCTTCGGGGCGACGAGCCCTACAAGCAGGACTGGGCAGACGACTCCCGAAGAGTCGTCCATCTTCGTTCCGCCCATGGTCTCCGAGCACGGGCTCTGCTCGCTGCCTCCCGCGTGCGACGACGCCTTGCCAAGAGCGGGGGCGGGCACTGAACTCTTCGGTACTGAGGCGCGACACGTCGGCACCCCACATCTCATCCGTTCGATCGCAATGCACGCCCGAGCAGCTCACCGGCGTCCGAGAACACGGACCGGGTGAACAGGACCCCAGCCACGTAGGCGCCCGCGAGCCCTGCGGCAACGATGACGACCAGCGACAGAGCTCCGGGTGGGAACAACAGGAGAACGGGGAGCGCTCCGACAACGATACCGATCGAGATGACGAGCGCGGGCCACATCGCCACGAGCGACCTCGACAGCGGTGATTGGACGAGCCTCACAGCGAACACGAGGCGAACAGCCGAGTAGATGCCCGTGAGGACCAAGTGCACGGCCGCGACAGCATTGATCCCCCGTGGGGCGGCCAGGATGAGGGCTACGACGAGAATCGGGGACGCCACCAGGTTCATCTTGAGAAGGAAGCCCGGCTTCCCGATTGCGGGGAAGATGTCGCCTGAGGCGAAGCCGACGGACTGGAGCCCGAACGTCAACGCAATCAGTGCCATCGGCAGGGCAGCCGGCGCCCAATCGGGTGGGAGCATGACGTCGACGAGGTCCCGCGACGCGAGGGCGAGGCCGGTACCTGTCGTGAAGCCGAAGAGTGCGAGGAGCTTGAGCGATCGGAGCATCCCTCGTTCCAGGGTGGCAGAGCCACGCTCCCGCGCCTGGGAGTAGGTGGGAAAGGCAACCTGCGAGAAGACGTTGTAGACGTTACCGATCACCAGTTGTGGTAGGCGGAAGGCGAAGTAGTAGAAGCTCAGCATCCGGGGGCCGAGCTGGTTGCCCACGACGAGATAGTCGGCGTTGGTGGCGAACACCTCGAGCGCGCGGTAGCCGAGGACCGTCATCCCGAATCCGAGAAGCTCCCGTGCGACTCGCCGCTGAAACACGAACCGAGGCGAGAAACCGAGGAGCGCCCAGCTCAGTACGACGCCGACGCACTCGCCGGCGAGAGTGCCCCAGACGATCGACCACGCGCCGAAGTCCGCCATTGCCAGCGCAACGGCCACGGCAAGGCGTACTCCGGCACGCGACACGTCGACGGCAGTGCGGCGCTTGAACTCGAGGTCACGTTTGAACAGGGAGTCCGGAATCTGGCTGAGGCCCTTGACAACGATCAACAGGGACAACGTCCGGAAGATCTGGACCTGATCGGGAACGCGGAAGAAGTCCGCGATCCAGGGTGCTGCGAAGAAGAATCCGGCTGCCATGGCGATCGCCACCATCAGGTTCAGCGTGAACGCCGTGTGCACGCGGTCGGTGATTCCGCGCTCCTGCTCGAAGATGAGAGCTGCGCCCATGCCGAGGTCCAGGGCGAACTCGATGAAGAGGAAGACCGTCATCGCTGCCGCGACGACTCCGAAGTCGTCGGGCACGAGGATCCGTGCCAGCAGTACAACCGCCAGGAACGAGATCAGGCGACTGCCCACAAATGACGCCGTCGCCCAGAGGAACGACCGTGTGGCCCGCCCGACGAGCTCCCCGCTCTGCCCTTGGACCGGCATCACGACGTCGGGCGAGGTGGCGTCACGTGGAGACGAACCGGGGCGCCCTTGCTCGTCGCTCATGAGTGGAGGGGTCCCGTGCCCAGCCCCGAGAACCAGCGCTCGAGCTGCAGCGAGAAGTCGGCCCCGCTCCAGTCGCGGACAGCGAAGCGCGGGAGCCGGTATCGGGTCGCGAACCGTGTTACGGAACGCGGAATCGTGGTGCACGCTCGAACGAATCCCGCTCGCCGCGCGGCTCCAACGCTGCGGCGATCGAAAGCCTCGTGACCCCCGAACGGATAGGCGAACGACTCGATGGGATGATCCAGTGTCTCCTCGAGAACCGCTCGACCGAGTGCGACCTCAGCACGCTGTGCCGGCGCGTCGAGTGAAGCCAGCTGGGCATGGCTGCGAGTGTGGCCCCCGATGTCAGCAATAGGACTGGCGTCGAGGTCTCGCAGCTGTGACTCGGACATGACACGGTGACAGCGGCATGCGGTTTCCTGGGCACCCAGCCGAGTTGCGAGGTTCGCGAGCTCCTGCTCGATGCGGAACGGTCCGAGCACACGAAGGCGCCGACTCGCGGCGGCCAACGCCCGGAAACGCCCCGCGGTCGATCTCAAATCGGCACGGAGGCCGGGGGCAACCCGGATGGGCGAGATGTCGAGGTCGGATGCGTGGTCGAGAAGAAGGTGCTCGACACGGTCCCACCAGAAGCGAAAGCCAGGCCCCTGCTCGACGACACACGACGACACGAAGAAGGTCGCGGGGAGTGCCGCGTCGTCCAGTAGTGGCTTCGCCACCTCCTGGTTGTCCGCGTAGCCGTCGTCGAAGGTGATGGCCACGCGGCGCGCACCCGGTGTGAGTTCCCGGAGAGGAACGACGTCAGCTGTCTTCTTCAACATCGCGAGCTGCTCCCGAAATCTCTCCGGTCGGACGTTCAGCCAGAACGGGTCGCGATCGACGCTGCTGACACGGTGGTACATGAGGATCACCGCGCTCTCGTCGAGAAACGCCATCACGTTCCCTTCTCGATACAGGCTCCGAGAAGGGACGGGGCGCGCGCG carries:
- a CDS encoding lipopolysaccharide biosynthesis protein, translating into MSDEQGRPGSSPRDATSPDVVMPVQGQSGELVGRATRSFLWATASFVGSRLISFLAVVLLARILVPDDFGVVAAAMTVFLFIEFALDLGMGAALIFEQERGITDRVHTAFTLNLMVAIAMAAGFFFAAPWIADFFRVPDQVQIFRTLSLLIVVKGLSQIPDSLFKRDLEFKRRTAVDVSRAGVRLAVAVALAMADFGAWSIVWGTLAGECVGVVLSWALLGFSPRFVFQRRVARELLGFGMTVLGYRALEVFATNADYLVVGNQLGPRMLSFYYFAFRLPQLVIGNVYNVFSQVAFPTYSQARERGSATLERGMLRSLKLLALFGFTTGTGLALASRDLVDVMLPPDWAPAALPMALIALTFGLQSVGFASGDIFPAIGKPGFLLKMNLVASPILVVALILAAPRGINAVAAVHLVLTGIYSAVRLVFAVRLVQSPLSRSLVAMWPALVISIGIVVGALPVLLLFPPGALSLVVIVAAGLAGAYVAGVLFTRSVFSDAGELLGRALRSNG
- a CDS encoding polysaccharide deacetylase family protein — its product is MAFLDESAVILMYHRVSSVDRDPFWLNVRPERFREQLAMLKKTADVVPLRELTPGARRVAITFDDGYADNQEVAKPLLDDAALPATFFVSSCVVEQGPGFRFWWDRVEHLLLDHASDLDISPIRVAPGLRADLRSTAGRFRALAAASRRLRVLGPFRIEQELANLATRLGAQETACRCHRVMSESQLRDLDASPIADIGGHTRSHAQLASLDAPAQRAEVALGRAVLEETLDHPIESFAYPFGGHEAFDRRSVGAARRAGFVRACTTIPRSVTRFATRYRLPRFAVRDWSGADFSLQLERWFSGLGTGPLHS